From Desulfonatronum thioautotrophicum, the proteins below share one genomic window:
- a CDS encoding ATP-binding protein, giving the protein MLFGKSPHVFKPAFIFKAVSFPGTVLHDNRYLDSEDIDGNLMEQYRRCMTFLARNLRHVQGGQGFNSPGLLEVPEVIFEELLVNALVHRDYFVSAPVRLLVFSDRIEIISPGGLPNHLDVEQIRFGISNLRNPALASHAFHLLPYRGLGSGIPRALETWPDIDLIDDRRGCQFKAVIHRPAIGNAQPESQPESQPESMPESMPKSMEDAVLHILMHKPASKAEISQRLGQKQISGQLNKVIRKLIGAGKIEYTIPEKPMSRLQKYRIKEKE; this is encoded by the coding sequence ATGCTCTTCGGCAAGTCGCCGCATGTGTTTAAACCCGCATTCATTTTCAAAGCCGTTTCCTTTCCCGGAACAGTGCTCCACGACAACCGCTACCTGGACAGTGAAGACATCGACGGCAACCTGATGGAACAGTACCGCCGCTGCATGACCTTTCTCGCCCGCAACCTGCGTCATGTCCAAGGCGGCCAAGGCTTCAACAGCCCCGGTTTGCTGGAAGTCCCCGAGGTCATCTTTGAAGAATTGCTGGTCAATGCCCTGGTGCATCGAGATTATTTTGTAAGCGCCCCTGTTCGCCTCCTGGTTTTTTCTGATCGAATAGAGATCATCAGCCCTGGTGGGCTGCCCAACCATCTGGATGTCGAGCAGATCCGGTTTGGCATTTCCAATCTCCGAAATCCCGCCCTGGCTTCCCATGCCTTCCACCTGCTGCCGTACAGGGGATTGGGAAGCGGTATCCCCCGGGCTCTTGAAACCTGGCCGGATATTGATCTGATCGACGATCGCAGAGGTTGTCAATTCAAGGCTGTTATTCACCGCCCTGCCATCGGCAATGCACAGCCAGAGTCACAGCCAGAGTCGCAGCCAGAGTCGATGCCAGAGTCAATGCCAAAGTCAATGGAAGATGCCGTATTGCATATCCTGATGCACAAGCCGGCAAGCAAGGCGGAAATATCTCAACGGCTCGGACAGAAACAGATTTCAGGGCAGTTGAATAAAGTCATCCGCAAGTTGATTGGTGCCGGAAAGATTGAGTATACCATTCCGGAAAAGCCGATGAGCCGTTTGCAAAAATATCGAATAAAAGAAAAAGAATAG
- a CDS encoding DUF4351 domain-containing protein, giving the protein MVIPTVLFTDSKAWRKDVPRRLESSFAGTTFLHFEYVHLKLFALHAKDYYNMNNPVAKILMPKMQYPPSERLEVLLQAYLGLYQLTSRAHFEKYIDFIDIYAQVQPEEQEVICAEIMENKETAMLAQYIKDLGRTEGRTEGRAEGRVEGRVEGRQAILQRLFTKRFGQSILDIQFQERLRKATPEQLDLWAEKLLDAKSVDEVFRDN; this is encoded by the coding sequence GTGGTCATTCCCACGGTTCTGTTCACGGACAGCAAGGCTTGGCGCAAGGACGTCCCGCGCCGACTGGAAAGCAGTTTCGCCGGAACAACCTTTCTCCACTTTGAGTACGTGCACCTGAAACTGTTTGCTCTCCATGCCAAAGACTACTACAATATGAACAACCCCGTGGCCAAGATTCTCATGCCTAAAATGCAATATCCGCCCTCCGAGCGGCTTGAAGTTCTGCTCCAAGCCTACCTGGGTCTCTATCAACTGACATCACGGGCGCATTTTGAAAAATATATCGATTTTATTGACATTTACGCCCAAGTTCAGCCGGAAGAACAAGAAGTCATCTGCGCCGAAATCATGGAAAACAAGGAGACCGCCATGCTGGCACAATATATCAAAGATTTAGGCCGAACAGAAGGTCGAACAGAAGGACGTGCTGAAGGGCGAGTTGAAGGGCGAGTTGAAGGCCGCCAAGCCATTCTCCAGCGCCTCTTCACCAAGCGCTTCGGCCAGAGCATCCTCGACATCCAATTCCAGGAACGCCTCCGCAAGGCCACCCCGGAACAACTGGACCTCTGGGCAGAAAAGCTTCTGGACGCCAAAAGCGTAGACGAGGTTTTTCGGGACAACTGA
- a CDS encoding VanZ family protein gives MPPRSSYSTTLRNIVRDRHLSAVVPLGYMALMLIMASVPGDGQTAPDQRHALWFLQLLAPAIQNLLHIPAYGLLAFFWRWTLRRYIQGLQTAAILAFGLAVGFGVFQEWFQSMIPGRFASLSDVLFNTIGAALGVWVYHRWFRRL, from the coding sequence ATGCCCCCACGTTCATCGTACAGCACCACACTCCGGAATATTGTCCGCGACCGGCACCTCAGTGCCGTGGTCCCGCTGGGCTACATGGCCCTGATGCTCATCATGGCCTCGGTTCCCGGCGATGGCCAGACAGCTCCTGACCAGCGCCACGCCCTCTGGTTCCTGCAACTGCTGGCCCCGGCCATCCAGAATCTGCTGCACATCCCGGCCTACGGCCTATTGGCCTTTTTCTGGCGCTGGACCCTGCGCAGGTACATCCAAGGCCTCCAGACCGCCGCCATCCTGGCCTTTGGCCTGGCAGTGGGCTTCGGCGTGTTCCAGGAATGGTTCCAGTCCATGATTCCCGGCCGCTTCGCCTCCCTCTCGGACGTACTTTTCAATACCATCGGAGCCGCGCTGGGGGTCTGGGTTTACCATCGCTGGTTCCGGCGGTTGTGA
- a CDS encoding glycosyltransferase family 4 protein, with amino-acid sequence MTNQPHILHVFDNFRVGGTEVRTCRIINGLGSAFRHTIVSMRGNFAAAGLIDPAVAIDYVHPQNLSDCNRLQLLLRINQYLRQTAPHLLVAYDWGAIDWAMSNVIRRVCRCVMTIEGFEESELFRQQPKRWLLRRLFYPRCDQVVGCSTVLCTIARDSWGVRAPGKLLHIPNGIDCTQFQPSPGKQDQPDQDQPGREVVLGIVGSLIKLKNHALLLESMALAAAKVPLRLVIVGEGPERANLEQRCVELGIAGQVSFTGLLENPASVLQDLDIYCLASITEQMPMVVLEAMATGLPVVGTDVGDVREMVAEANKPFIVPSGDAQQYAQALETLARDAVRRKELGQANLEKCREQYDERLMVERYRELYLQTGQ; translated from the coding sequence ATGACCAACCAGCCACATATTCTGCATGTCTTCGACAATTTCCGGGTCGGGGGGACCGAGGTGCGGACCTGCCGGATCATCAATGGTCTGGGCTCGGCCTTTCGGCACACCATTGTCTCCATGCGCGGGAATTTTGCCGCTGCCGGCCTGATCGATCCGGCCGTGGCCATTGACTACGTTCATCCCCAAAACCTGTCAGACTGCAACCGCTTGCAACTTCTGCTCCGGATCAATCAATATTTACGCCAAACAGCGCCGCATCTCCTGGTGGCCTACGACTGGGGGGCCATTGACTGGGCGATGAGCAACGTCATCCGTCGGGTCTGCCGGTGCGTGATGACCATCGAAGGGTTCGAGGAATCCGAGCTGTTCCGGCAGCAGCCCAAACGTTGGCTGCTGCGCCGGTTGTTCTATCCCCGCTGCGATCAGGTGGTGGGCTGTTCCACGGTGCTGTGCACCATAGCCCGGGATTCCTGGGGGGTCCGGGCTCCGGGCAAGCTGCTGCACATCCCCAACGGCATCGACTGCACCCAGTTTCAGCCCAGTCCCGGAAAACAGGATCAACCGGACCAGGATCAGCCGGGACGAGAGGTTGTCCTGGGCATCGTCGGGTCGCTGATCAAGCTGAAAAATCATGCCCTGCTGCTGGAGAGCATGGCCCTGGCCGCGGCCAAGGTTCCGCTGCGGCTGGTCATCGTGGGCGAGGGCCCGGAGCGGGCCAACCTGGAGCAGCGCTGTGTGGAGTTGGGCATTGCCGGCCAGGTGTCTTTCACCGGCCTGCTGGAGAATCCGGCAAGCGTGCTGCAGGACCTGGACATCTACTGCTTGGCCTCGATCACCGAGCAGATGCCCATGGTCGTCCTGGAAGCCATGGCCACCGGGCTGCCGGTGGTGGGCACGGATGTGGGCGATGTCCGGGAGATGGTGGCCGAAGCCAACAAGCCCTTCATCGTCCCCAGCGGCGACGCCCAACAATATGCCCAGGCCCTGGAAACCCTGGCCCGGGATGCTGTCCGGCGCAAGGAGCTGGGACAGGCCAATCTGGAAAAATGCCGGGAGCAGTACGACGAGCGGCTGATGGTGGAGCGGTACCGGGAACTTTACTTGCAAACAGGGCAGTAA
- a CDS encoding exosortase C-terminal domain/associated protein EpsI yields MKKTRFLIVYALLGLGAIYLFTHEDIAVPMNTPFTQFPTSHAGWEMIGQSEFSASALAELRPADYLYRQYINEQRQRVDLYIGFHSGGKDSGPIHSPRHCLPGSGWFPATTEQRQIETPAGPVQLVQALYQRGEQSELFFYWFQVRDRTLTSEYALKLSEIRNSIFHRRRDTSFIRISVPVQNQTVTQAQEAADRFIQDFFPVILTFLPE; encoded by the coding sequence ATGAAAAAGACCCGCTTTCTGATCGTCTACGCCCTGCTGGGCCTTGGGGCGATCTATCTGTTCACCCACGAGGACATCGCCGTACCGATGAACACCCCGTTCACCCAGTTCCCCACCTCCCACGCGGGCTGGGAGATGATCGGGCAGTCCGAATTCAGCGCAAGTGCCCTCGCGGAGCTGCGCCCCGCGGACTACCTGTACCGGCAGTACATCAACGAGCAACGGCAGCGCGTGGACCTGTACATCGGCTTTCACAGCGGGGGCAAGGACAGTGGACCGATCCACTCCCCCAGGCACTGCCTGCCCGGCAGCGGCTGGTTTCCCGCAACCACCGAACAGCGCCAAATCGAAACTCCGGCCGGTCCGGTGCAACTCGTCCAGGCCCTGTACCAGCGCGGTGAGCAAAGCGAGCTGTTTTTCTACTGGTTTCAGGTCCGCGACCGGACCCTGACCAGCGAGTATGCCCTGAAACTCTCGGAAATCCGCAACTCCATCTTCCACCGCCGCCGGGACACCAGCTTCATCCGCATCTCCGTCCCCGTCCAGAACCAGACTGTAACCCAGGCCCAGGAAGCAGCCGATCGCTTCATCCAGGACTTTTTTCCGGTCATCCTCACTTTTTTGCCGGAATAA
- the xrtA gene encoding exosortase A, whose translation MTFLESLKANKFYLLGLLPLLGVLYSGIFPDMVLDWYNDENYSHGFLVPFISAFFIYQRWDDLRTTPAEPSNLGLLVIAGGLGLLSLGYVGTEYFSMRVSLVILLAGLVLYFFGIKVFKKLSLPLGFLVLMVPIPYIVYDAAAFPLKLFVTEFSVATLKLLGVIVWHEGNIIMFPNTVLEVADACSGLRSIMSLLALGVAFAFLTQKSMVKRWLIIFSTLPIAVLTNAMRVIVTGFLAQYWGAQVAEGFFHDFAGFAVFFVAMVLLLAFGGFLSLFGRKNTTPPM comes from the coding sequence ATGACATTTCTCGAATCCCTGAAAGCCAATAAATTCTACCTGCTTGGGCTGCTCCCCTTGCTTGGTGTGCTCTATTCCGGAATCTTTCCGGATATGGTCCTGGACTGGTACAATGACGAGAACTACTCCCACGGTTTTCTGGTTCCGTTCATTTCCGCGTTTTTCATCTACCAGCGCTGGGACGACCTGCGCACCACTCCGGCGGAGCCGAGCAACCTTGGACTGCTGGTCATTGCCGGAGGGCTCGGGCTGCTCTCCCTGGGCTATGTGGGCACGGAATACTTCAGCATGCGCGTCTCTCTGGTGATCCTCCTGGCCGGACTGGTCCTGTATTTCTTCGGCATAAAGGTATTCAAGAAACTTTCCCTGCCCCTGGGCTTCCTGGTCCTGATGGTGCCCATCCCCTACATTGTCTACGACGCCGCGGCATTTCCCCTGAAGCTCTTTGTCACCGAATTTTCCGTGGCCACCCTGAAACTGCTGGGGGTCATCGTCTGGCACGAGGGCAACATCATCATGTTCCCGAACACCGTGCTGGAAGTGGCCGACGCCTGCAGCGGGCTGCGCTCCATCATGTCCCTTTTGGCCCTGGGCGTGGCCTTTGCCTTCCTGACCCAGAAATCCATGGTCAAGCGCTGGCTGATCATCTTCTCCACCCTGCCCATTGCCGTGCTGACCAATGCCATGCGGGTCATCGTCACCGGGTTCCTGGCCCAGTACTGGGGCGCCCAGGTGGCGGAGGGCTTTTTCCATGACTTCGCCGGATTCGCGGTCTTCTTCGTGGCCATGGTCCTGCTGCTGGCCTTTGGCGGCTTTCTCTCCCTGTTCGGCAGAAAAAACACGACCCCGCCGATGTAG
- a CDS encoding type II toxin-antitoxin system HicA family toxin — MTIQPALTFREFITRVERPGFVRVRQKGSHIRLMHIDGRKTTIPDHGGRGVPKGLMSKIIRHDLEMSMDAFFNASE, encoded by the coding sequence GTGACAATACAACCTGCCCTGACATTCCGCGAATTCATCACGCGGGTTGAGCGGCCAGGTTTCGTAAGGGTCAGACAAAAGGGGTCACATATCAGACTTATGCATATCGATGGAAGAAAAACGACAATACCGGATCACGGCGGGAGGGGCGTTCCGAAAGGTTTGATGTCGAAAATCATCCGTCATGATCTGGAAATGTCGATGGATGCTTTTTTCAATGCAAGCGAATAG
- the wecB gene encoding non-hydrolyzing UDP-N-acetylglucosamine 2-epimerase yields the protein MLKILFVAGARPNFMKIAPILREIRENHAQAIRPLLVHTGQHYDENMSGSFFAELGIDKPDYNLEVGSGSHAEQTAAIMIKFEQVCKTEQPEMVLVVGDVNSTIATGLVAKKMHICLVHVEAGLRSGDRSMPEEINRLATDAITDIFFTTEKQGTENLLREGKDAAAVHFVGHVMIDNLFYQLKRLQARPADSLATHPFKQRLPQRYACMTLHRPSNVDRKEDLSPIMATLREIAQDMPIVFPCHPRTKARLEAFGLTQGLEDPNAGTGPITSGIHLFPPLGYDDFLYLWKDATVVMTDSGGLQEETTALRIPCLTLRENTERPITLDEGSNVLIGRDMALLRETVKQILSGHSKPSAVPSLWDGLASRRITEVLKSAKP from the coding sequence ATGCTCAAGATTCTCTTCGTCGCCGGTGCTCGCCCGAACTTCATGAAGATCGCCCCGATTTTGCGGGAAATCCGGGAGAACCATGCCCAGGCGATCCGCCCCCTGCTGGTGCATACCGGGCAGCACTACGACGAAAACATGTCCGGTTCCTTTTTCGCCGAACTGGGCATTGACAAGCCGGACTACAACCTGGAGGTCGGATCCGGGAGTCACGCGGAGCAGACCGCGGCGATCATGATCAAATTCGAGCAGGTCTGTAAGACCGAGCAGCCGGAGATGGTTCTGGTGGTCGGGGACGTCAACTCCACGATTGCCACGGGACTGGTGGCCAAGAAGATGCACATCTGCCTGGTTCATGTGGAGGCAGGCCTGCGCTCCGGGGATCGCTCCATGCCCGAGGAGATCAATCGGCTGGCCACGGACGCGATTACGGATATTTTCTTCACCACCGAAAAGCAGGGCACCGAGAATCTGCTGCGCGAGGGCAAGGATGCCGCTGCCGTGCACTTTGTCGGTCACGTGATGATCGACAATCTGTTCTACCAATTAAAACGACTGCAAGCCCGCCCCGCGGACTCCCTGGCGACGCATCCGTTCAAGCAACGCCTTCCCCAGCGATACGCCTGCATGACGTTGCACCGGCCCTCCAATGTGGACCGAAAAGAAGACCTGAGCCCGATCATGGCAACTCTGCGGGAAATCGCCCAGGACATGCCCATCGTCTTTCCCTGCCACCCCAGAACCAAGGCCCGGCTGGAGGCCTTCGGCCTTACCCAGGGACTGGAGGATCCCAATGCCGGCACCGGGCCGATCACTTCCGGCATCCACCTCTTTCCGCCCCTGGGCTATGATGATTTCCTGTATCTCTGGAAGGACGCGACCGTGGTCATGACCGACAGCGGCGGCCTGCAGGAGGAAACCACGGCCCTGCGCATCCCCTGCCTGACCCTGCGCGAGAATACCGAGCGGCCCATCACCCTGGACGAGGGCAGCAATGTTCTTATCGGTCGGGATATGGCGCTATTGCGTGAAACCGTGAAGCAAATCCTCAGCGGCCACAGCAAACCCTCCGCGGTCCCCAGCCTCTGGGACGGCCTGGCCAGCCGGCGCATCACCGAAGTGCTCAAAAGTGCCAAACCCTGA
- a CDS encoding type II toxin-antitoxin system RelE/ParE family toxin: MNWSITYYSDSLQKDILALPAGFLARYLQYAEHMALYGPDLGMPHTRSMGQGLFELRLKASEGTARVFYCTVIGKRIVILHQFIKKTNKTPPKERDLARKRMKEIKNAFP, translated from the coding sequence ATGAATTGGTCGATCACATACTATAGTGATTCCTTGCAAAAAGACATCCTTGCCTTGCCCGCGGGATTTCTGGCCCGGTATCTCCAGTACGCGGAACACATGGCGCTCTATGGTCCGGATCTGGGCATGCCACATACCCGTTCCATGGGCCAGGGGCTGTTCGAACTGCGCCTGAAGGCTTCTGAGGGTACTGCCCGGGTGTTCTATTGCACTGTGATTGGCAAGCGTATCGTCATTCTTCATCAATTCATCAAGAAAACAAACAAAACACCGCCCAAGGAACGTGATTTGGCTCGGAAGAGAATGAAGGAGATCAAAAATGCTTTCCCATGA
- the ltrA gene encoding group II intron reverse transcriptase/maturase: MSETIPPVHTAKQGMEAGSPQGWTWVEKSVWTDRMLAALGNGVKGGKWFSLIDKVCAVSSLKAAWQRVEANKGAAGVDNVSIECFEAKSSKYLEELSLALKEGTYKPQPVRRTYIPRGDGKKRPLGIPTVKDRVAQGALKMVLEPIFEHEFHPNSFGFRPGRGCKDALREVVRLLKAGHTHVVDADLSSYFDTIAHDTLMGRVQEKVSDGRVLGLVQSFLSQGIMEEMKQWTPEAGTPQGAVISPLLANIYLHDLDMLVNGAGYSMIRYADDFVILCRSAQEAQDALALVKNWVDANGLALHPVKTRTGDSSKPGEGFDFLGFRFEAGKIHVRKSSMKKLRDKIRKKTRRTSGESLEMLIKSLNPMLRGWFEYFKHAGIPTFAIVDGFVRRRLRSILRKYKGQSRGTGRCLNDHKRWPNAFFAKHGLFTMKEARVLASQSR; encoded by the coding sequence ATGTCGGAGACAATCCCGCCAGTGCATACAGCTAAACAAGGGATGGAAGCCGGTTCGCCGCAAGGGTGGACGTGGGTGGAAAAGTCGGTCTGGACGGATCGCATGTTGGCGGCCCTGGGCAACGGGGTCAAAGGAGGCAAATGGTTCAGCCTGATCGACAAGGTCTGCGCTGTATCGTCCTTGAAGGCGGCCTGGCAACGGGTCGAAGCCAACAAGGGAGCAGCCGGAGTGGACAATGTCAGCATTGAATGTTTTGAGGCGAAGTCCTCGAAATATCTTGAAGAGCTTTCCCTTGCACTGAAAGAAGGGACGTACAAGCCGCAACCGGTGCGCCGGACTTACATTCCGAGAGGCGATGGCAAGAAGCGGCCTCTGGGCATTCCCACGGTGAAAGATCGTGTGGCCCAGGGCGCATTGAAGATGGTTTTGGAGCCAATCTTCGAACATGAGTTTCATCCCAATAGCTTTGGATTCCGCCCCGGTCGCGGCTGCAAAGACGCACTGCGGGAAGTGGTCCGATTGCTCAAGGCAGGGCATACACATGTAGTAGACGCCGACTTGAGTAGCTATTTCGACACCATTGCGCATGACACGCTTATGGGTCGCGTGCAGGAGAAAGTGAGCGACGGCAGAGTGTTGGGACTGGTTCAAAGCTTCCTCTCTCAAGGCATCATGGAAGAGATGAAGCAATGGACGCCGGAGGCCGGAACGCCGCAAGGGGCGGTGATCAGCCCTTTGTTGGCCAATATCTATCTTCATGATCTGGATATGCTGGTCAACGGGGCAGGTTACTCCATGATCCGATATGCTGATGACTTTGTCATATTGTGTCGGAGTGCTCAGGAGGCGCAAGACGCTCTCGCTCTGGTGAAGAACTGGGTTGATGCAAACGGCCTTGCCTTGCATCCGGTGAAGACGCGTACGGGCGATTCGAGCAAGCCCGGAGAAGGCTTTGATTTTCTTGGCTTCCGCTTTGAAGCCGGAAAGATTCATGTCCGCAAGTCGAGCATGAAGAAACTGCGTGATAAAATCCGGAAAAAGACCAGGAGAACTTCCGGTGAATCCTTGGAAATGCTCATCAAAAGTCTGAATCCCATGCTGCGTGGTTGGTTTGAATACTTCAAGCATGCTGGGATACCAACGTTCGCTATCGTCGACGGTTTTGTAAGACGACGATTGCGCTCGATACTCCGGAAATACAAGGGGCAGAGCCGAGGAACAGGAAGATGTCTGAACGATCATAAACGCTGGCCTAATGCCTTTTTCGCTAAACATGGGCTTTTCACCATGAAAGAAGCCCGAGTCCTGGCGAGCCAATCCCGATGA
- a CDS encoding helix-turn-helix domain-containing protein, protein MLSHEELKTKALNRPDVKAEYDRLEPEFAFLDEVLKARASTGLTQAEVARRIGTTQSAIARLESCNAKHSPSIATLQKYAAALGCRLEVRLVRPE, encoded by the coding sequence ATGCTTTCCCATGAAGAACTGAAAACCAAGGCTCTTAATCGGCCCGATGTAAAAGCCGAATATGATCGTCTTGAGCCGGAATTCGCATTTCTGGACGAGGTGTTGAAAGCCCGGGCCTCTACCGGTCTGACACAGGCGGAAGTGGCCAGACGAATCGGTACGACGCAATCCGCCATTGCCAGGCTGGAGTCCTGCAATGCAAAGCACTCCCCATCCATTGCAACCCTGCAAAAATACGCCGCGGCACTCGGATGTCGTCTGGAAGTCCGGCTGGTCAGGCCTGAATGA
- a CDS encoding AMP-binding enzyme has product MLGVDDPILGQAVIAWVVLLQGRLLREQEVLLHCNRTLEPFMVPKYLEFRDNLPRTS; this is encoded by the coding sequence GTGCTCGGGGTCGACGATCCGATCCTGGGGCAGGCCGTGATAGCCTGGGTCGTGCTCCTGCAGGGGCGCCTTCTTCGGGAGCAGGAGGTGCTGCTGCACTGCAACCGGACTTTGGAACCGTTCATGGTTCCCAAATATCTTGAGTTCCGGGACAACCTGCCCAGAACGTCCTAG
- a CDS encoding type II toxin-antitoxin system HicB family antitoxin, giving the protein MPRSKHFPVVIEQDKDGVYIVSCPLFQGCHSYGYTVEEAMENIREAIQACMDEMPDISEASTKFIGLRDLELSL; this is encoded by the coding sequence ATGCCGCGAAGCAAACATTTCCCAGTGGTAATTGAACAAGACAAGGATGGCGTCTATATCGTGAGTTGTCCTCTGTTCCAAGGTTGTCATAGCTATGGATACACCGTGGAAGAGGCTATGGAAAACATCAGGGAGGCCATCCAGGCATGCATGGATGAAATGCCGGACATTTCCGAAGCATCTACAAAATTTATTGGCCTCCGTGATCTGGAGCTATCGTTGTGA
- a CDS encoding VanZ family protein, which yields MQKALFLLIYIFLVFYGSLYPFTGWHIPQNTLWEHFFLWNTNKSDMLLNVLVYMPLGFLIFAAIEKKVKCHFAILISILLGSSISFCVEVIQFFLQHRITTISDWILNSLGSFLGSLFGLFTVGRSKIAEILHTYKKNLFHDHPSSNLGIFVLVLWTLSQLTPLVPSPSWSNIKEGLKPVWYVLQDYTLYDPLHAFIYTTNVLAICLVTILIAKRRKIVLAIVFLYIGCVMVLKVPIIGRQISLEALTGSIIGCSMAFFLCTKSVRTITILAAIMIITAFVVHQIRPGSHNELYAFNWVPFRSHMTPVGLINILGALWPFTALGFLAIAANAGWRLMVFCGFCVAALAFSTEWLQQYIPGRYPDITPTFLAIVGWFLAISIAGETAKKSGTMNVTA from the coding sequence ATGCAAAAAGCATTATTTCTCTTAATCTACATTTTTTTAGTATTCTATGGCTCACTCTATCCTTTTACGGGTTGGCATATACCTCAGAATACCCTATGGGAGCACTTCTTTTTATGGAATACAAACAAAAGTGACATGCTTCTTAATGTTTTAGTTTACATGCCTTTGGGTTTTTTAATTTTTGCTGCTATCGAAAAAAAAGTAAAATGTCATTTCGCAATACTTATAAGCATCCTTCTCGGCAGCTCAATCAGCTTTTGCGTGGAAGTGATTCAGTTTTTCTTACAGCACAGAATAACGACCATCAGTGACTGGATATTGAACAGCCTGGGGTCGTTTCTTGGAAGTCTTTTTGGATTATTCACTGTTGGAAGGTCAAAAATTGCCGAAATTTTGCATACATATAAAAAGAATCTTTTCCATGACCATCCTTCTTCCAACCTTGGTATTTTTGTTCTTGTTCTCTGGACTTTATCTCAGCTGACGCCGCTTGTACCGTCCCCAAGCTGGAGCAATATCAAGGAAGGGTTGAAGCCTGTGTGGTATGTTCTTCAAGACTACACTCTGTACGACCCTCTGCACGCCTTCATCTACACAACGAATGTTCTTGCCATATGCCTTGTCACGATTCTTATAGCGAAAAGGAGAAAAATTGTTTTAGCCATTGTTTTTTTGTATATTGGTTGCGTAATGGTACTCAAGGTTCCGATCATTGGCCGCCAAATTTCCCTGGAAGCTCTCACTGGATCTATCATTGGTTGTTCCATGGCCTTTTTCCTGTGCACGAAAAGCGTACGAACAATAACAATACTCGCTGCAATAATGATCATTACAGCATTTGTAGTGCATCAAATTCGTCCGGGCTCGCACAACGAATTGTATGCATTCAATTGGGTTCCATTTCGGAGCCACATGACCCCTGTTGGCCTGATTAACATTCTTGGAGCACTATGGCCTTTTACGGCTCTTGGATTTCTGGCGATTGCCGCCAATGCCGGATGGAGGTTAATGGTCTTTTGTGGATTTTGCGTTGCCGCGCTTGCCTTTTCAACTGAATGGCTACAGCAGTATATCCCAGGGCGATATCCGGATATTACTCCGACATTTCTTGCCATTGTCGGATGGTTCCTGGCCATTTCCATTGCTGGGGAGACTGCAAAAAAATCTGGAACAATGAACGTAACCGCTTAG